The Candidatus Cloacimonadota bacterium sequence ATACTCAATTTTACCGAATAGTTTGACGATTCCTAACTGTTTGTGTCTTTGAATGAATTCGAGTAACGCCGTATTCACAGTATCTTTTTTTGTTTTGAAATTCCCGACTTTCTGGGCTTCTATTAATAATGAATTATCAAGGGCTAAATTTGTTGC is a genomic window containing:
- a CDS encoding type II toxin-antitoxin system VapB family antitoxin, yielding MATNLALDNSLLIEAQKVGNFKTKKDTVNTALLEFIQRHKQLGIVKLFGKIEYHQKYDYKKGRERT